The window CGCGAGGGATGCCGTCATGACACCCGGGGGAGGAGGCGGGGGAATGTTCGCGACGTCAGCCTGTCCCGGAGGAGGCGGAGGAGGGAGGGCCGCATTGGTGCCGTCCGGAGGGGGCGGGGCCGCCGGTGCCTGTGCCATTGTCTGTCCCTGCGACGGCATGCCCATGGGGTTCGGCTGGCCGGAGAGCATGACAAGGAGCTTTTCCGTGCCCGGAGCCCCGGAGAACCTGAAGTTGCCGCCCCTGGGTATTTCCATCATCGTGCCGGCCTCGACCTGTTCGCTGCACAGGACCGTCGTATTTCCCGAGGTCCCAATGTTCATGATCGTGAGATAGCCGGGTCTGTTCGTCCTGACGAGGAGTTTCAGACGTTCTCCGGAGCGGAACGTCCTCGACCGGGGAACGATATCGAACCTGCCGTCGTCACGAAGGAGGACAAGCTTGTAGGAGATTCCCACGTACTTCTCTTTGGCAGGCGCGGCTGCCGTCTGTGTGGGGGTCTTCACC of the Syntrophorhabdus sp. genome contains:
- a CDS encoding DUF4384 domain-containing protein, producing MKVLPSILVVFLAAIAIVCSGGDVFAQKSQPSGAKAIFDSGEGPAVRMSSGPAVKTPTQTAAAPAKEKYVGISYKLVLLRDDGRFDIVPRSRTFRSGERLKLLVRTNRPGYLTIMNIGTSGNTTVLCSEQVEAGTMMEIPRGGNFRFSGAPGTEKLLVMLSGQPNPMGMPSQGQTMAQAPAAPPPPDGTNAALPPPPPPGQADVANIPPPPPPGVMTASLAGGKDITLEDGNKTSYAVISPKSGWKPEPKGRKDIVLETRGGENYGVVPASYIEDGKILTLEIKLNHR